Proteins from a single region of Desulfolutivibrio sulfoxidireducens:
- the cbiD gene encoding cobalt-precorrin-5B (C(1))-methyltransferase CbiD, giving the protein MAERAGLREGFTTGTAAAAAAKAATLVLFGRPADTFPALMDVPLPGTGRLTVPVAEATVRPDGHVRAVTVKDGGDDPDVTHMARIGCTVSLDDALSAGEVGIEGGAGVGRVTLPGLPVPVGRPAINPGPMAQIRAAVIEALPEPPPARGVSVIVDVEDGEGLAGRTMNPRLGIVGGVSILGTSGIVRPFSHESWRAAIAEALDVARAMGARHVVLSTGRRSERAARRLLPGLADQAFVQMADYFSFSLSQAALRGFEEITLCAYPGKLVKMGMGLSNTHADIEATDFQRLATWCREAGLPSDLAGAVAKANTVRHAFGLVRPHPRFPALAALLVQKALVHAGSFTTAALGLIALDFDDSLLPPEAQTRGPDLEGRLGRGKFLGKEGVPGD; this is encoded by the coding sequence GTGGCTGAACGCGCGGGCCTGCGCGAGGGCTTCACCACAGGCACGGCCGCCGCGGCTGCGGCCAAGGCCGCGACCCTTGTCCTTTTCGGCCGCCCCGCCGACACCTTTCCCGCCCTCATGGACGTGCCCCTGCCCGGGACCGGCCGACTGACCGTTCCCGTGGCCGAGGCCACCGTTCGTCCGGACGGCCACGTCCGGGCCGTGACCGTCAAGGACGGCGGCGACGACCCGGACGTGACCCACATGGCCCGCATCGGCTGCACCGTGTCCCTGGACGACGCCCTGTCGGCTGGGGAGGTCGGCATCGAGGGCGGCGCGGGCGTGGGGCGGGTGACCCTGCCGGGGCTGCCGGTCCCTGTGGGCCGACCAGCCATCAACCCGGGGCCCATGGCCCAGATCCGGGCCGCCGTGATCGAGGCCCTGCCCGAGCCGCCGCCCGCTCGCGGCGTGTCGGTGATCGTGGATGTGGAGGACGGCGAGGGCCTGGCCGGCCGGACCATGAACCCGCGCCTGGGGATCGTGGGCGGGGTGTCCATTCTGGGAACCTCGGGCATCGTGCGCCCGTTCAGTCACGAATCCTGGCGGGCGGCTATCGCCGAGGCCCTGGACGTGGCCCGGGCCATGGGCGCGCGCCATGTCGTTTTGTCCACGGGACGGCGCAGCGAGCGCGCCGCGCGTCGGCTGCTCCCCGGGCTTGCGGACCAGGCCTTTGTCCAGATGGCGGACTATTTTTCTTTTTCCCTTTCCCAGGCGGCCTTGCGGGGGTTCGAGGAGATCACCCTGTGCGCCTATCCGGGCAAACTGGTCAAGATGGGCATGGGGCTTTCCAACACCCATGCCGACATCGAGGCAACAGATTTTCAACGCCTGGCGACATGGTGCCGCGAGGCCGGGCTGCCCTCCGATCTGGCCGGGGCTGTGGCCAAAGCCAACACCGTGCGCCATGCCTTCGGGCTTGTCCGGCCCCACCCCCGCTTCCCAGCCCTCGCGGCCCTGCTTGTCCAAAAGGCCCTGGTCCACGCCGGTTCCTTCACAACCGCCGCCCTGGGCCTGATCGCCCTGGACTTCGACGACAGCCTCCTGCCGCCGGAGGCACAAACACGTGGGCCGGACCTGGAAGGCCGGCTGGGTCGCGGGAAGTTTTTGGGGAAGGAGGGCGTCCCCGGTGATTGA
- a CDS encoding aldo/keto reductase yields the protein MDARISKLGLGTVQFGLHYGIANREGKTSEEEVGRILNFAQNAGIRILDTASLYGNSEEVLGRTLPPGSDFQLITKTGHFKKERLDAADAQLLRETFQRSLSSLRAPQLYGLMIHHADDLLVPGGEGLYQAMLDLKSAGKVQKIGVSVYHAGQIDAVLDRFPIELIQLPLNVFDQRLLASGHVRELKQRGIETYARSIFLQGLLLMNPEEIPAHLTSVSRPLAAFQADCARAGTTPLAACLDYILSVKEIDHAVVGVCSEGELQGIVRAAHDGARLSDYATYAQHDENVLNPAKWKK from the coding sequence ATGGACGCACGAATATCGAAGCTAGGTCTGGGCACTGTGCAGTTCGGTCTGCACTACGGCATTGCCAACCGAGAGGGGAAAACCTCCGAGGAAGAGGTGGGGCGGATTCTCAATTTCGCCCAGAACGCGGGAATACGTATTCTGGACACCGCGTCTCTGTACGGCAATAGCGAGGAGGTGCTGGGAAGAACCCTGCCGCCCGGGAGCGACTTTCAACTCATCACGAAGACAGGTCATTTCAAGAAAGAACGGCTTGATGCCGCCGATGCGCAGCTTCTGCGGGAGACCTTCCAGCGCTCACTTTCCTCCTTGCGCGCACCTCAACTGTATGGACTGATGATACATCATGCGGATGATCTTTTGGTACCGGGCGGTGAGGGTCTTTACCAGGCCATGCTTGATCTGAAAAGCGCCGGGAAGGTGCAAAAAATTGGCGTATCCGTGTACCATGCCGGACAGATTGATGCTGTATTGGACCGTTTTCCAATAGAATTGATACAGTTGCCGCTCAACGTTTTTGATCAAAGGCTGCTGGCAAGCGGCCATGTGCGGGAATTAAAGCAGCGCGGAATCGAGACGTATGCCCGTTCGATATTTTTGCAAGGGCTCCTTCTCATGAACCCCGAAGAGATTCCGGCGCATCTGACCTCGGTGTCCCGACCTCTGGCCGCGTTCCAGGCCGACTGCGCCAGGGCGGGGACAACGCCGTTGGCCGCGTGTCTGGATTATATCTTGAGCGTCAAGGAGATCGACCATGCCGTTGTCGGCGTCTGCAGCGAAGGTGAGCTTCAGGGCATTGTCCGCGCGGCCCATGACGGCGCCCGGCTCAGTGACTATGCAACATATGCTCAACACGATGAGAACGTCCTGAATCCAGCTAAATGGAAGAAGTAG
- a CDS encoding cobyrinate a,c-diamide synthase: MTAVPGLVVASTGSGRGKTSVAVGLMAALSRRGLRVQAFKAGPDFLDPAHHARATGRDSHNLDTWMLSETAVRDVLARYAVHADVAVVEGAMGLYDGFSGRDETGSTAHLAKLLGLPVLLVVDARGMGRSVAALVKGFAAFDPGLCLRGVVFNQVGGEGHREILGEAMASLPEVPVLGMIPRDPGFTLPSRHLGLVDPAEVADADAWITALAGGVESGLDLDRLLDALPRRVLVEPVPKRPPEVRVRLGVARDAAFRFYYEENLRLVRQAGAEIVPFSPLSDPDLPAGLDGLYLGGGYPELHAAGLAANATMRRAVAAFADSGRPVYAECGGFMYLMDSLADASGQRFPMAGVFPFAAAMGPRFAALGYREVHTTAPTLLGPAGTVLRGHEFHYSRRVGEPAGIAAVYALSGRKGPLPGPEGFHLGNVLGSYVHLHFGSNPDAAGAFAWAMAQARVSRG; the protein is encoded by the coding sequence GTGACCGCCGTGCCCGGGCTGGTCGTCGCCTCCACGGGCAGCGGCCGGGGCAAGACCTCCGTGGCCGTGGGGCTCATGGCCGCCCTGTCCCGGCGGGGCCTGCGGGTGCAAGCCTTCAAGGCCGGCCCGGATTTCCTCGATCCCGCCCACCACGCCCGGGCCACGGGCCGCGACTCCCACAACCTCGATACCTGGATGCTCTCCGAAACGGCCGTGCGCGATGTCCTCGCCCGGTACGCGGTCCATGCCGACGTGGCCGTGGTCGAGGGGGCCATGGGGCTTTACGACGGTTTCTCCGGCCGCGACGAAACCGGAAGCACGGCGCATCTGGCCAAACTTTTGGGCCTGCCGGTCCTTCTGGTGGTCGACGCCCGGGGCATGGGCCGCTCGGTCGCGGCCCTGGTCAAGGGGTTTGCCGCATTCGATCCCGGGCTTTGCCTGCGCGGCGTGGTCTTCAACCAGGTGGGTGGCGAGGGGCACCGGGAAATCCTTGGCGAGGCCATGGCCAGCCTGCCCGAGGTCCCGGTTCTGGGCATGATCCCCCGTGATCCGGGCTTCACCCTGCCCTCCCGGCACCTGGGGCTGGTGGACCCGGCCGAGGTCGCCGACGCCGACGCCTGGATCACGGCCCTGGCCGGGGGGGTGGAATCGGGCCTGGACCTGGACAGGCTGCTTGATGCCCTGCCCCGGCGCGTCCTTGTGGAGCCTGTCCCAAAGCGGCCCCCGGAGGTCCGGGTACGGCTGGGGGTGGCCCGGGACGCCGCCTTTCGCTTTTACTACGAGGAGAACCTGCGCCTTGTGCGCCAGGCCGGGGCCGAGATCGTGCCCTTTTCGCCCCTTTCCGACCCGGACCTGCCTGCGGGACTGGACGGGCTGTACCTGGGGGGCGGCTATCCGGAACTTCACGCGGCCGGGCTGGCGGCAAACGCGACCATGCGCCGGGCCGTGGCCGCCTTTGCCGACTCGGGCCGGCCGGTCTACGCCGAATGCGGCGGCTTCATGTACCTCATGGACTCCCTGGCCGACGCCTCGGGCCAACGCTTCCCCATGGCCGGGGTCTTTCCCTTCGCGGCGGCCATGGGACCCCGGTTCGCGGCCCTGGGCTACCGGGAGGTGCACACCACGGCCCCGACCCTTCTGGGTCCGGCCGGGACCGTGCTTCGGGGCCACGAATTCCACTATTCGCGTCGTGTCGGGGAGCCCGCCGGGATCGCGGCGGTCTATGCCCTGTCCGGCCGCAAGGGGCCTCTTCCCGGACCGGAGGGCTTTCACCTCGGAAACGTCCTTGGCAGTTACGTGCATCTGCATTTCGGAAGCAATCCGGACGCGGCCGGGGCCTTTGCCTGGGCCATGGCCCAGGCCCGGGTGTCCCGTGGCTGA
- a CDS encoding aminotransferase class III-fold pyridoxal phosphate-dependent enzyme codes for MILAILQARMSSTRLPGKVLKTIVGKPMLSLQIERVRRSSLLDKIIVATSTDLSDDPIEHLCHNIGVGCYRGSLDDVLDRFYKAAEKHVPDAVVRLTGDCPLADPEVIDGVISFFQGHGFDYVTNGGKTPTFPDGLDVEIFTFAALRAAWEQAVLPSEREHVTPYIKNRPDVFKTGVFMGVTDRSGMRWTVDEPSDFAFVSRIYEELYHKNPQFKTDDVIKLLQEQPEIAKINTGIQRNEGLKKSLKRDEEFTKMEDANSGQQSRKESLAFQERGKRVIPGLSQLLSKRPDMFSPGVWPGFYSKAKGAEVWDLDGNKYIDMSISGIGANVLGYADPDVNAAVKEAIDSGSSSSLLCPEDVILAELLCRLHPWAEKVRYTRSGGEAMTVAVRIARAYTGRDRIVFCGYHGWHDWYLAANLGAENALGGHHISGLSPSGVPQGLSGTALPFQYNHIEELREIIKLHGKEIGAIVMEPLRGQMPKDGFLEEVRTLADSIGAVLVVDEISAGFRLNSGGAHLKLGLHPDIAVFSKAIGNGFPIAAIIGKADVMDAAQSTFISSTNWTERTGPAAAIATITKHEKYNVAEHLLRMWGIIRNGWEELAGKNDLKVTIGGVLPMGHFTFGYPDSMSMKSLFVQMMLDRGFLASTSYYAMYAHTEQHCSDYLDAVGEVFQKISQYHREGRIQEFMAGKPATVGFRRLA; via the coding sequence ATGATTTTAGCAATACTTCAGGCCAGGATGTCTTCAACGAGACTTCCCGGAAAGGTGCTAAAGACGATAGTCGGAAAGCCCATGCTCTCCTTGCAGATTGAGCGTGTGCGGCGTTCCAGTCTGTTGGACAAGATCATTGTCGCCACATCGACGGATCTGTCTGATGATCCGATAGAACACTTGTGCCATAATATCGGAGTTGGATGTTACCGAGGCAGCCTGGATGATGTCTTGGATCGATTTTACAAGGCTGCGGAAAAGCATGTGCCGGACGCGGTGGTGCGTTTGACGGGCGACTGCCCCCTTGCCGATCCCGAGGTGATTGACGGGGTCATATCTTTTTTTCAAGGCCACGGTTTCGATTACGTGACCAACGGCGGAAAGACGCCGACCTTCCCCGATGGACTGGATGTGGAGATTTTCACGTTTGCCGCGTTGCGGGCGGCATGGGAACAAGCCGTCCTCCCTTCGGAAAGGGAACATGTCACTCCCTACATCAAGAACCGGCCTGATGTGTTCAAAACCGGGGTGTTTATGGGCGTGACGGATCGATCCGGGATGAGGTGGACGGTGGACGAGCCAAGCGACTTCGCCTTCGTCAGCCGTATTTACGAGGAATTGTATCATAAGAATCCTCAGTTTAAAACGGATGATGTTATTAAACTCTTGCAAGAGCAGCCTGAAATCGCGAAGATCAACACGGGCATTCAACGAAATGAAGGGCTCAAAAAATCGCTCAAGCGTGATGAGGAGTTCACTAAGATGGAAGATGCGAATTCAGGTCAGCAGTCGAGGAAGGAGTCGCTTGCCTTTCAAGAGAGAGGGAAACGGGTCATACCTGGTTTGTCTCAATTGTTGTCGAAGCGCCCGGACATGTTTTCCCCTGGGGTCTGGCCGGGATTTTACAGCAAGGCCAAGGGTGCGGAGGTGTGGGATCTTGATGGTAACAAGTATATCGATATGAGTATCTCGGGGATCGGTGCGAATGTCCTTGGGTATGCCGATCCCGATGTGAATGCCGCTGTCAAGGAGGCCATCGACAGTGGTTCGTCAAGTTCCCTGCTTTGCCCGGAGGATGTCATCCTCGCGGAACTTTTATGCCGACTTCATCCATGGGCAGAGAAAGTGCGGTATACCCGTAGCGGCGGAGAGGCCATGACCGTGGCCGTACGGATCGCACGGGCATATACCGGCCGGGATCGGATCGTTTTTTGCGGCTATCACGGGTGGCATGATTGGTATCTTGCAGCCAATCTCGGGGCTGAAAACGCTCTAGGCGGACACCACATTTCGGGCTTGAGCCCCAGCGGCGTTCCCCAAGGACTCAGCGGAACCGCCTTGCCATTTCAATACAATCATATTGAAGAGCTTCGTGAGATCATCAAACTCCATGGCAAGGAGATCGGGGCCATTGTCATGGAGCCGCTTCGCGGCCAGATGCCGAAAGATGGTTTTCTTGAGGAAGTTCGCACCCTGGCGGACAGCATCGGCGCAGTCCTCGTCGTGGATGAGATTTCAGCCGGATTTCGTCTGAATTCTGGTGGGGCGCATCTGAAGTTGGGGCTTCATCCCGATATCGCCGTCTTTTCCAAGGCCATCGGCAACGGGTTCCCCATCGCCGCGATCATTGGCAAGGCCGACGTCATGGATGCCGCCCAGAGCACGTTCATCTCCAGCACCAACTGGACAGAGCGGACAGGCCCCGCGGCGGCCATCGCGACCATTACCAAACATGAGAAATATAATGTCGCCGAACATCTGCTGCGAATGTGGGGTATCATTCGCAATGGGTGGGAGGAGCTCGCCGGGAAAAATGATTTGAAAGTCACCATTGGAGGCGTCTTGCCGATGGGGCATTTCACTTTTGGCTATCCCGATTCGATGTCGATGAAAAGTCTCTTTGTGCAAATGATGCTTGATCGAGGATTTCTTGCCTCGACAAGTTATTATGCAATGTACGCACATACCGAGCAACATTGCAGTGATTACCTTGACGCCGTTGGTGAGGTTTTTCAAAAGATTTCACAATACCACCGCGAAGGGAGAATCCAGGAATTCATGGCCGGCAAGCCCGCAACCGTCGGATTTCGCAGGCTTGCTTAG
- the pseC gene encoding UDP-4-amino-4,6-dideoxy-N-acetyl-beta-L-altrosamine transaminase → MIPYGRQHITQADIDAVKAVLDSDFLTQGPKIPEFEERVAAYCGARHGVAVNSATSALHIACLALGLGPGDVLWTTPITFVASANCALYCGARVDFVDIDPRTYNLCPQKLEDKLKIARRDGALPKVVVPVHLCGQPCDMRAIHALAREYGFRVIEDASHAIGARYHGEPVGNGRYSDITVFSFHPVKIITTGEGGMAVTNDAALAEEMALLRSHGITRDPSRMTHAADGPWYYQQVALGFNYRMTDIQAALGVSQMDRLDAYVAGRGALATRYDALLSDLPVVVPWQHPDGMSARHLYVIRLKLEALARTHAQVFDALKDQGIGVNLHYIPVHTQPYYQRMGFSPGMFPESEAYYREAITLPLFPTMTEEQRDLVVAALTRALDARR, encoded by the coding sequence ATGATTCCGTATGGTCGCCAACACATCACGCAGGCGGACATTGACGCGGTCAAAGCGGTATTGGACTCGGATTTTCTGACCCAAGGGCCCAAGATCCCCGAGTTCGAAGAGCGCGTGGCCGCGTATTGCGGGGCCAGGCATGGCGTGGCGGTCAACTCGGCCACCAGCGCCCTGCACATCGCCTGCCTGGCCCTGGGCCTCGGACCCGGCGATGTCCTGTGGACCACGCCCATCACCTTTGTCGCCTCGGCCAATTGCGCCCTGTACTGCGGGGCCCGGGTCGATTTCGTGGACATCGACCCCAGGACCTACAACCTTTGCCCGCAAAAACTCGAGGACAAACTGAAGATCGCCCGGCGCGACGGCGCGCTCCCCAAGGTCGTTGTTCCGGTCCACCTGTGCGGACAGCCCTGCGACATGCGGGCCATCCACGCCCTGGCCCGGGAATACGGCTTCAGGGTCATCGAGGACGCGTCCCATGCCATCGGCGCGCGCTATCACGGGGAACCCGTCGGCAATGGCCGGTACAGCGACATCACGGTCTTCAGCTTCCATCCGGTGAAGATCATCACCACCGGGGAAGGCGGCATGGCCGTGACCAATGACGCCGCGCTGGCCGAGGAGATGGCCCTTTTGCGCTCCCACGGCATCACCCGCGATCCGTCGCGGATGACCCACGCGGCGGATGGCCCGTGGTATTATCAGCAGGTGGCGCTGGGGTTCAATTACCGCATGACCGACATCCAGGCGGCCCTGGGCGTCAGCCAGATGGACCGGCTGGATGCGTACGTGGCCGGACGCGGCGCACTGGCGACGCGGTATGACGCGCTCTTGTCCGATTTGCCTGTGGTCGTCCCCTGGCAGCATCCCGACGGGATGTCGGCGCGGCACCTCTACGTCATCCGTCTCAAGCTGGAGGCGCTCGCCCGGACCCACGCCCAGGTCTTCGACGCGCTCAAGGACCAGGGCATCGGGGTGAACCTGCATTACATCCCGGTCCACACGCAGCCCTATTACCAGCGGATGGGATTTTCGCCCGGGATGTTTCCCGAGTCGGAGGCGTATTATCGCGAGGCCATAACCTTGCCCCTTTTCCCGACCATGACCGAGGAGCAGCGGGACCTGGTCGTTGCAGCCCTCACGCGGGCGTTGGACGCGCGCCGCTAA
- the pseB gene encoding UDP-N-acetylglucosamine 4,6-dehydratase (inverting) — protein sequence MLNNKKILITGGTGSFGKAFIKTVLERYPDVKRLVVYSRDEFKQFEMESEFSLSKYPAMRYFIGDVRDFQRLSRALEGIEIVIHAAALKQVPAAEYNPFECIKTNVLGAQNLIDACLDQASIRRVIALSTDKAAAPINLYGATKLCSDKLFIAGNNVKGSRDIRFSVVRYGNVMGSRGSVIPFFMSRRSTGVLPITDMGMTRFNISLQDGVDMVLWSIENARGGELFVPKIPSYRVIDVAKAIGPDCEYPVVGVRPGEKIHEEMITNSDSFNTVDLGKYYAILPTTGEHSPKQYCKQNGCKMVTPGFAYNSGTNPDFLSVEELRELIRLHVDPDFAV from the coding sequence ATGCTGAACAACAAGAAAATCTTGATCACCGGCGGCACTGGTTCATTCGGAAAGGCATTCATCAAAACCGTTCTTGAGCGCTACCCCGATGTCAAGCGCCTGGTGGTCTACTCGCGGGATGAATTCAAGCAGTTCGAGATGGAGAGCGAGTTCAGTCTGAGCAAGTATCCGGCCATGCGCTACTTCATCGGCGATGTCCGCGATTTTCAGCGCCTGAGCCGCGCTCTGGAAGGCATCGAAATTGTCATCCACGCCGCGGCGCTCAAGCAGGTTCCGGCCGCCGAGTACAATCCCTTCGAGTGCATCAAGACCAACGTGCTTGGAGCCCAGAACCTGATCGATGCCTGCCTGGATCAAGCCAGCATCAGGCGGGTGATCGCACTGTCCACGGACAAGGCCGCAGCCCCCATCAACCTGTACGGCGCGACAAAGCTTTGCTCCGACAAGCTGTTTATTGCCGGCAACAACGTCAAGGGGTCGCGCGACATCCGTTTCTCCGTGGTCCGTTACGGCAACGTCATGGGCAGCCGCGGTTCGGTTATTCCGTTTTTCATGAGCCGGCGATCCACGGGGGTTCTGCCGATCACGGATATGGGCATGACCCGCTTCAACATCAGTTTGCAGGATGGCGTGGACATGGTCCTGTGGTCCATTGAAAATGCCCGAGGCGGCGAGCTCTTTGTGCCGAAGATCCCCAGTTACCGGGTCATCGACGTGGCCAAGGCCATTGGGCCCGATTGCGAGTATCCGGTCGTCGGCGTCCGGCCTGGGGAAAAAATTCATGAAGAGATGATCACCAACAGCGACAGTTTCAATACCGTTGATCTTGGCAAGTACTACGCCATCCTGCCGACCACCGGCGAGCATAGCCCCAAGCAGTATTGCAAGCAGAACGGGTGCAAGATGGTGACGCCGGGATTCGCCTACAACAGCGGTACGAACCCCGACTTTCTTTCGGTCGAGGAACTGCGGGAACTCATCCGGCTGCACGTCGATCCAGATTTTGCGGTGTAA
- a CDS encoding D-alanyl-D-alanine carboxypeptidase family protein: MKKQHLLALVALCVGISLVCGAPTPAQAAGRSEKARRESPAKPERIKKISAVSAKKTSSARRTRTAKVAPAEAPPEDGRLDVKAAMLMDLNTGEILYEQDPDRQIAPASLTKILTLYLVFDAIQQGDLRPWDMIPVTEHAPAAGGSNMALRPGEEVKLTELIKGIAIASANDACVAVAERLEPDIHTFVNRMNATAASLGMSLTTFKNPNGMPAEGQLTTARDMLRLSRAYLSRFPKALAIHSMKYFSHNEIMRRNANSLLGKYDGVDGLKTGFVNASGFNIVVTVKRGDTRLLAVVLGARSPKVREVQTVRLIDEGFKLAEEHRAQGVRAVAAR; the protein is encoded by the coding sequence ATGAAAAAACAGCACCTCCTGGCCCTGGTGGCCCTCTGTGTCGGCATAAGCCTGGTCTGCGGCGCGCCGACCCCCGCCCAGGCGGCGGGGCGCTCGGAAAAGGCCCGGCGGGAAAGTCCGGCCAAGCCGGAACGGATCAAAAAGATCTCGGCCGTCTCCGCCAAAAAGACCTCTTCCGCGCGACGGACCAGGACGGCCAAGGTCGCGCCGGCCGAGGCCCCGCCCGAGGACGGCCGCCTGGACGTCAAGGCGGCCATGCTCATGGACCTAAACACCGGGGAGATCCTCTACGAGCAGGACCCCGACCGTCAGATCGCCCCGGCCTCCCTGACCAAGATCCTGACCCTCTACCTGGTCTTCGACGCCATCCAGCAAGGCGATCTGCGGCCCTGGGACATGATCCCGGTGACCGAACACGCCCCGGCCGCCGGCGGCTCCAACATGGCGCTTCGGCCCGGCGAGGAGGTCAAGCTCACCGAACTTATCAAGGGCATCGCCATTGCCTCGGCCAACGACGCCTGCGTGGCCGTGGCCGAGCGCCTCGAGCCGGACATCCACACCTTCGTGAACCGCATGAACGCCACCGCCGCCAGTCTGGGCATGTCCTTGACCACGTTCAAAAATCCCAACGGCATGCCCGCCGAGGGGCAGTTGACCACGGCCAGGGACATGCTGCGGCTCTCGCGGGCCTACCTGTCCCGTTTTCCCAAGGCCCTGGCCATCCACTCCATGAAATATTTCAGCCACAACGAGATCATGCGCCGCAATGCCAACTCGCTTCTGGGCAAGTACGACGGCGTGGACGGCCTCAAGACCGGCTTTGTGAACGCCTCTGGATTCAATATCGTGGTCACGGTCAAGCGCGGCGACACCAGGCTTCTGGCCGTGGTGCTCGGGGCGCGAAGCCCCAAGGTGCGCGAGGTCCAGACCGTGCGGCTCATCGACGAGGGATTCAAGCTGGCCGAGGAGCACCGCGCCCAGGGCGTAAGGGCCGTCGCGGCCAGATAA
- a CDS encoding GNAT family N-acetyltransferase yields MSKARAGTEAEKSNPVESPIIKSERLYLREVRVTDVNERYYSWMNDPDISAYLESRFSVHSMESLVQYVKKVDADPGSLFFAICKLDDSEHIGNIKLGPINWQHRRAAIGIIIGEKKCWGKGFGSEAIKMMTTYAFEKLSLSKLTAGCYAANEGSARAFEKSGWIREGYLHGNVIFEGKPHDCILLGMTSSKYWEKKQ; encoded by the coding sequence ATGAGCAAAGCACGAGCAGGAACTGAAGCGGAGAAGAGCAATCCTGTGGAAAGTCCAATAATCAAAAGCGAGAGACTTTACCTTCGCGAGGTTCGGGTCACAGATGTAAATGAAAGATATTACAGTTGGATGAATGACCCGGATATTAGCGCGTATCTTGAAAGCAGATTCAGTGTTCATTCAATGGAAAGCCTCGTGCAGTATGTAAAAAAAGTTGACGCTGACCCGGGGAGTCTTTTTTTTGCGATATGCAAGCTGGATGACAGCGAACATATCGGGAACATCAAGCTTGGTCCAATTAATTGGCAGCACCGCAGGGCGGCCATAGGCATCATAATTGGTGAAAAAAAGTGCTGGGGAAAGGGATTTGGTTCAGAAGCGATAAAAATGATGACCACGTACGCTTTTGAAAAATTGAGTCTGAGCAAGTTAACTGCCGGATGTTACGCGGCGAATGAAGGATCTGCCAGGGCGTTTGAAAAAAGCGGATGGATTCGCGAAGGCTACCTGCATGGAAATGTCATATTTGAAGGGAAGCCGCACGATTGCATCTTGCTTGGCATGACTTCATCCAAGTATTGGGAGAAGAAACAATGA
- a CDS encoding 4Fe-4S double cluster binding domain-containing protein — protein MDAPALKRAGMRFGASIVGVADLALLQGIETSPPDLLEGFTRAVSVAVRLSNGVMDAIKDRPTPLYRRHYDTANILLDQIALRLTHLLMDRGARALPLPASQSLDQVALTSYLSHKAVAIAAGIGWQGKSLLVVNPRFGPRIRLVTVLTDAPLAPDAPVKNRCGACSACAEACPAGAIKNVSTVWHYKDRDEALHFRRCADKVTREFKNLPHVESTICGVCVSVCPWGRRK, from the coding sequence ATGGACGCACCCGCTCTCAAGCGCGCCGGAATGCGGTTCGGCGCAAGCATCGTGGGCGTGGCCGACCTGGCCTTGCTCCAGGGCATCGAAACCTCCCCGCCGGATCTCCTTGAAGGTTTCACCCGGGCCGTGAGCGTCGCCGTGCGCCTGTCGAACGGGGTCATGGACGCCATCAAGGACCGCCCGACGCCCCTGTATCGGCGGCATTACGATACGGCCAACATCCTTTTGGACCAGATCGCCCTGCGTCTGACCCACCTGCTCATGGACCGGGGGGCCAGGGCCCTGCCCCTCCCGGCCAGCCAGTCCCTGGACCAGGTGGCCCTGACCTCGTATCTCTCCCACAAGGCCGTGGCCATCGCCGCCGGCATCGGCTGGCAGGGAAAAAGCCTGCTGGTGGTCAACCCGAGGTTCGGGCCGCGCATCCGGCTGGTCACCGTGCTCACCGACGCCCCCCTGGCCCCGGACGCCCCGGTGAAAAACCGGTGCGGCGCGTGCTCGGCGTGCGCCGAGGCCTGCCCGGCCGGGGCCATCAAAAACGTCTCCACCGTCTGGCATTACAAGGACCGCGACGAGGCCCTGCACTTCAGGCGGTGCGCGGACAAGGTCACAAGGGAATTCAAAAACCTGCCCCATGTCGAAAGTACCATTTGCGGCGTGTGCGTGTCCGTGTGCCCCTGGGGAAGAAGGAAGTGA